One part of the Brevundimonas subvibrioides ATCC 15264 genome encodes these proteins:
- the tilS gene encoding tRNA lysidine(34) synthetase TilS: MTDSLDARVGARLDARLERNVDPPVVLALSGGGDSMALLHIAAGWARAAGRRLLAITVDHGLNPDAAAWSRRCAEAARAVGADWVERRWEGDKPATGLPAAARHARHALIAEAARDAGAKVVLIAHTANDIAESDWMRARGTMLGGLREWSPSPAWPEGRGLMLLRPMVNERREDLRGWLRSAGEGWIEDPGNEGFGRGKARRALLPLPEGEGLSVLERSDWERERVRGLALAGSHRNPSPFRLKAHRSALRASSALPLGEGFIWAGEALAMNLLCAAGHDRLPRSERLAALADRLAGGDPFTATLAGARIEASPDRMIIGREAGELKRRPPGPLALDTDTPAVWDGRYEITACAAGWSVVPALGRLNRLSKADRALADTVPPWGRGALPVLIRDGSDAPVLAWREAEVRALAPRRLSLALGETTQECDLHGTIHGETPPPDLF; this comes from the coding sequence CTGACCGACAGCCTCGACGCGCGGGTCGGGGCGCGGCTCGACGCGCGGCTGGAACGGAACGTCGACCCCCCGGTCGTCCTGGCCCTGTCCGGCGGCGGGGACTCCATGGCCCTGCTCCACATCGCGGCCGGCTGGGCACGCGCGGCCGGACGACGATTGCTGGCGATCACCGTGGATCACGGCCTGAACCCGGATGCCGCGGCCTGGAGCCGTCGCTGCGCGGAGGCGGCGCGGGCCGTCGGGGCGGACTGGGTCGAGCGCCGCTGGGAGGGGGACAAGCCCGCCACCGGCCTGCCCGCCGCCGCCCGCCACGCCCGCCATGCCCTGATCGCGGAGGCCGCGCGCGACGCGGGCGCGAAGGTCGTGCTGATCGCCCATACCGCCAACGACATCGCCGAGAGCGACTGGATGCGGGCGCGGGGGACGATGCTCGGAGGTCTGCGGGAGTGGTCGCCCAGCCCGGCGTGGCCGGAGGGGCGGGGTCTGATGCTGCTGCGGCCCATGGTGAATGAGCGGCGGGAGGACCTGCGGGGCTGGCTGCGGTCCGCCGGCGAGGGCTGGATCGAGGATCCAGGGAATGAAGGGTTTGGGAGGGGCAAAGCTCGTCGTGCACTGCTCCCTCTCCCAGAAGGAGAGGGCTTGAGCGTCCTGGAGCGAAGCGACTGGGAACGCGAAAGGGTGAGGGGTTTGGCCCTTGCCGGGTCGCACCGTAACCCCTCACCCTTTCGGCTGAAGGCGCATCGCTCCGCTCTGCGAGCCTCAAGCGCTCTCCCACTGGGAGAGGGATTCATTTGGGCAGGCGAAGCTTTGGCCATGAACCTGCTCTGCGCGGCGGGGCACGATCGTCTGCCCCGGAGCGAGCGGCTGGCGGCCCTCGCGGACCGGCTGGCCGGAGGCGACCCTTTCACAGCGACCCTGGCGGGGGCGAGGATCGAGGCTTCGCCCGATCGCATGATCATCGGCCGGGAGGCGGGTGAGCTTAAGCGGCGGCCGCCCGGGCCGCTGGCCCTTGATACGGACACCCCCGCCGTCTGGGACGGCCGCTATGAGATCACGGCCTGTGCGGCCGGCTGGAGTGTCGTTCCGGCGCTCGGGCGTTTGAACCGGCTGTCGAAGGCCGACCGCGCTCTCGCCGACACCGTGCCCCCCTGGGGCCGGGGCGCGCTGCCGGTCCTGATCCGGGACGGATCGGATGCGCCGGTTCTTGCATGGCGCGAGGCCGAGGTCCGGGCTCTTGCGCCGCGCCGCCTGTCATTGGCTCTGGGCGAAACGACGCAGGAATGCGACCTTCACGGAACGATCCATGGCGAAACCCCGCCGCCTGACCTATTTTGA
- the ybgC gene encoding tol-pal system-associated acyl-CoA thioesterase, translated as MTDQPTVGRFDGRAHLLPVRVYYEDTDFTGVVYHANYVRYFERGRSDFLRAIGIGHAQLLEGEAPMAFVIAEMKLHFVRPARIDDALTVRTTYDAVKGPRLMISQVIERDGDTLCRAEVTAVCIHLDGRPRRPTKALVEAVAPWLASA; from the coding sequence ATGACCGACCAGCCCACCGTCGGCCGCTTCGACGGCCGCGCGCACCTGCTGCCGGTGCGGGTCTATTACGAGGACACCGACTTCACCGGGGTGGTCTATCACGCCAACTATGTCCGCTATTTCGAGCGGGGGCGGTCGGACTTCCTGCGCGCCATCGGCATCGGCCATGCGCAGCTGCTGGAGGGCGAGGCCCCCATGGCCTTCGTCATCGCGGAGATGAAACTGCACTTCGTCAGACCGGCGCGGATCGACGACGCCCTGACCGTGCGGACCACCTATGACGCGGTGAAGGGGCCGCGGCTGATGATCTCCCAGGTCATCGAGCGGGACGGCGACACGCTGTGCCGGGCCGAGGTGACGGCGGTCTGCATCCACCTGGACGGACGGCCCCGCCGACCGACGAAGGCCCTGGTCGAGGCGGTCGCGCCGTGGCTGGCGTCGGCCTGA
- the tolB gene encoding Tol-Pal system beta propeller repeat protein TolB has product MRPNLLLGTVAALGILATSLQAQTSGLNGPSRQQTQAQPAQTGEPIEVEIDQGVLRPFQIAVAPFSGQNGASLTEVLSGDLRRSGFFEPINPGSFIETGLTLANAPNFPQWTQIGAQAVLYGSVTPRPDGRNDFGFRLYDPYRQCQLVSYNFTATPEQWRRIAHKIADVVYARMTGESGVFDTRIIYVAESGTELNRLSRLAIVDQDGYNPVFLTDGSEIILTPRFSSNPNEITYMALGEDYSRIYLYNLQTGRRESLGEFDGQALAPRYSPDGTKVAFSIIRGGNTDVYVMNLRTRQLSRLTSDPGIDTSPSFSPDASRIVFNSDRTGTPRLYVMNADGSNQRPISRGGGSYTAPAWSPRGDLIAFTKSGGGQFGIGVMATDGSGERMLSRSYFEEGPSWAPNGRYLMFSRQTRGGNTNLWMVDLSGRVIAQSGYQGRGSDPAWSPLLDTAPQNLGTGGADSCPT; this is encoded by the coding sequence ATGCGTCCGAACCTGCTTCTCGGCACCGTGGCGGCCCTCGGCATCCTGGCGACCTCGCTCCAGGCCCAGACCTCCGGCCTGAACGGACCCAGCCGTCAGCAGACCCAGGCCCAGCCGGCCCAGACGGGCGAGCCGATCGAGGTTGAGATCGACCAGGGCGTGCTGCGCCCGTTCCAGATCGCCGTGGCCCCCTTCAGCGGCCAGAACGGTGCGTCCCTGACCGAGGTCCTGTCCGGCGACCTGCGCCGCTCGGGCTTCTTCGAGCCGATCAATCCCGGCAGTTTCATCGAGACGGGCCTGACACTCGCCAATGCACCGAACTTTCCGCAGTGGACCCAGATCGGGGCCCAGGCGGTGCTGTACGGCTCAGTGACGCCGCGTCCGGACGGGCGCAACGACTTCGGCTTCCGGCTGTACGATCCGTACCGGCAGTGCCAGCTGGTCAGCTACAACTTCACCGCCACGCCCGAGCAGTGGCGCCGGATCGCGCACAAGATCGCCGACGTCGTCTATGCCCGGATGACCGGCGAGAGCGGCGTGTTCGACACCCGCATCATCTATGTCGCCGAGAGCGGCACCGAGCTGAACCGGCTCAGCCGCCTCGCGATCGTGGATCAGGACGGCTACAACCCCGTTTTCCTGACCGACGGCAGCGAGATCATCCTGACGCCGCGCTTCTCGTCCAATCCGAACGAGATCACCTATATGGCGCTGGGCGAGGACTACAGCCGGATCTACCTCTACAACCTGCAGACCGGGCGGCGCGAAAGCCTGGGCGAGTTCGACGGTCAGGCCCTGGCCCCGCGCTACTCGCCGGACGGCACCAAGGTGGCCTTCTCGATCATCCGCGGCGGCAATACCGACGTCTATGTGATGAACCTGCGCACCCGGCAGCTGTCGCGCCTGACCTCGGACCCCGGCATCGACACCTCGCCGTCGTTTAGCCCCGACGCCAGCCGGATCGTGTTCAACTCCGACCGGACCGGCACGCCGCGCCTGTATGTGATGAACGCCGACGGATCGAACCAGCGCCCGATCAGCCGCGGTGGCGGCAGCTATACGGCCCCGGCCTGGAGCCCGCGCGGCGACCTGATCGCCTTCACCAAGTCGGGCGGCGGACAGTTCGGCATCGGCGTGATGGCGACCGACGGCTCGGGCGAGCGGATGCTGAGCCGGTCCTATTTCGAGGAAGGCCCGTCCTGGGCCCCCAACGGCCGCTACCTGATGTTCTCGCGTCAGACGCGCGGTGGAAACACGAACCTGTGGATGGTGGACCTGTCGGGGCGGGTCATCGCCCAGTCGGGCTATCAGGGCCGGGGCAGCGATCCGGCCTGGTCGCCGCTGCTGGACACTGCGCCGCAGAACCTCGGCACCGGCGGCGCCGACAGCTGCCCGACCTGA
- the pal gene encoding peptidoglycan-associated lipoprotein Pal gives MSQSTVVKIALVGLAALSMAACTPRRPVTGATDGTGGAVANNPVYPGPGNGGIDGGATGPAAMGSEQDFVVNVGDRIYFDLDSYQVSPEAYPRLDAQAAWLQRYPQVQVRIEGNADERGTREYNLALGARRAESIRNYLIDRGVPAGRIDTISFGKERPIAQGANEDAWARNRNGHTAIVTGAN, from the coding sequence ATGTCCCAGTCCACTGTAGTGAAGATCGCGCTGGTCGGCCTGGCTGCCCTGTCCATGGCCGCCTGCACCCCGCGTCGCCCGGTCACCGGCGCGACGGACGGCACCGGCGGGGCCGTGGCGAACAATCCGGTCTATCCGGGGCCCGGCAACGGCGGCATCGACGGCGGCGCGACCGGTCCGGCGGCGATGGGTTCGGAGCAGGACTTCGTCGTCAACGTCGGCGACCGGATCTATTTCGACCTCGACAGCTATCAGGTCAGCCCCGAGGCCTATCCGCGCCTGGACGCCCAGGCCGCCTGGCTGCAGCGCTATCCGCAGGTCCAGGTCCGGATCGAGGGCAATGCCGACGAACGCGGCACCCGCGAGTACAACCTCGCGCTGGGGGCCCGCCGCGCGGAATCGATCCGCAACTATCTGATCGACCGGGGCGTCCCCGCCGGCCGGATCGACACCATCAGCTTCGGCAAGGAACGCCCGATCGCCCAGGGTGCCAACGAGGACGCCTGGGCCCGCAACCGTAACGGCCACACCGCGATCGTCACCGGCGCGAACTGA
- a CDS encoding ExbD/TolR family protein codes for MAMGGGGGGGGGGRGRGRRRARKKPLSEINVTPLVDVMLVLLIIFMISAPLLTVGVPVELPKTEASAVETDKPPVTVSIDQEGAIFVARDETAYDALIERVTDAAGDTDKEELSIFVRADGRAPYQAVARVMARLSAAGFTKLNLITDTAAES; via the coding sequence ATGGCGATGGGTGGAGGCGGCGGCGGCGGAGGCGGCGGTCGCGGCCGGGGCCGACGCCGCGCGCGCAAGAAGCCGCTGAGCGAGATCAACGTCACGCCGCTGGTCGACGTGATGCTGGTGCTGCTGATCATCTTCATGATCTCGGCCCCGCTGCTGACCGTGGGCGTGCCGGTCGAGCTGCCCAAGACCGAGGCCAGCGCGGTGGAGACCGACAAGCCGCCGGTGACCGTCTCCATCGATCAGGAAGGCGCGATCTTCGTGGCGCGCGACGAGACGGCCTATGACGCCCTGATCGAGCGGGTCACCGACGCGGCCGGCGACACGGACAAGGAAGAACTGTCGATCTTCGTGCGGGCCGACGGGCGCGCGCCCTATCAGGCCGTGGCGCGGGTCATGGCGCGGCTGTCGGCGGCCGGGTTCACCAAGCTGAACCTGATCACGGACACGGCGGCGGAAAGCTGA
- the ftsH gene encoding ATP-dependent zinc metalloprotease FtsH: MNLRNMAIGGVILLGLLAVYAAISQNNGMAMPGGTASAARPVTITYSQLNDQVAQGEVKSVVISGDQVTGLYKNDNRFTAVVPISDNQLAARLDAAGVDVGAKTIRQSVWMSALLGLLPILLLIGVWVFFMRQMQGGARGAMGFGKSKAKLLTEHKGRKTFEDVAGVDEAKEELQEVVDFLKDPGKFQRLGGKIPKGALLVGPPGTGKTLLARAVAGEAGVPFFSISGSDFVEMFVGVGASRVRDMFEQAKKNAPCIIFIDEIDAVGRHRGAGLGGGNDEREQTLNQLLVEMDGFEANEGIILIAATNRPDVLDPALLRPGRFDRQVVVPNPDVSGRERILRVHMKDVPLAADVNVKTIARGTPGFSGADLANLVNEAALMAARKDRRMVTHRDFEDAKDKVMMGAERKSMAMNEEERRLTAYHEGGHAIVAMNVKMADPVHKATIVPRGQALGMVMQLPEGDRYSMKYQQMVDRIAIMAGGRVAEEIIFGKENITSGASSDIQQATKLAKRMVTQWGFSDVLGTVAYGENEQEVFLGHSVARSQNISEETARTIDAEVKRLVTSGWDEAREILTRKAEDLEKLAQALLEYETLSGEEIKDLLEKGAAPNRDENNFPNAGPSVSVPVTPVSEGVTVVASDQHPTVH, translated from the coding sequence ATGAACCTGCGTAATATGGCGATCGGAGGCGTGATCCTGCTGGGCCTGCTCGCCGTCTATGCCGCGATCAGCCAGAACAACGGCATGGCCATGCCTGGCGGAACCGCCTCGGCCGCCCGACCCGTGACGATCACCTATTCCCAGCTGAACGACCAGGTCGCGCAGGGCGAGGTCAAGTCGGTGGTCATCTCCGGCGATCAGGTCACGGGCCTGTACAAGAACGACAACCGCTTCACCGCCGTCGTTCCGATCTCGGACAACCAGCTGGCCGCCCGTCTGGACGCCGCCGGCGTCGACGTCGGTGCCAAGACGATCCGTCAGTCGGTGTGGATGAGCGCCCTTCTGGGCCTGCTGCCGATCCTGCTGCTGATCGGCGTCTGGGTCTTCTTCATGCGCCAGATGCAGGGCGGGGCCCGCGGGGCCATGGGCTTCGGCAAGTCCAAGGCCAAGCTGCTGACCGAGCACAAGGGTCGCAAGACCTTCGAGGACGTCGCCGGCGTGGACGAGGCCAAGGAAGAACTGCAGGAGGTCGTCGACTTCCTGAAGGACCCGGGCAAGTTCCAGCGTCTGGGCGGCAAGATTCCCAAGGGTGCCCTGCTCGTGGGCCCCCCCGGCACCGGCAAGACCCTGCTGGCCCGCGCCGTCGCGGGTGAGGCGGGCGTACCCTTCTTCTCCATCTCCGGCTCGGACTTCGTCGAGATGTTCGTCGGCGTCGGCGCGTCGCGGGTTCGCGACATGTTCGAACAGGCCAAGAAGAACGCCCCCTGCATCATCTTCATCGACGAGATCGACGCCGTCGGTCGTCACCGGGGCGCGGGCCTGGGCGGGGGCAACGACGAGCGCGAACAGACGCTGAACCAGCTGCTGGTCGAGATGGACGGGTTCGAGGCCAACGAAGGCATCATCCTGATCGCCGCCACCAACCGCCCCGACGTCCTGGATCCGGCCCTGCTGCGTCCCGGCCGCTTCGACCGTCAGGTCGTGGTGCCGAACCCCGACGTCTCGGGCCGCGAGCGCATCCTGCGCGTCCACATGAAGGACGTGCCCCTGGCCGCCGACGTCAACGTCAAGACGATCGCGCGCGGTACGCCGGGCTTCTCCGGCGCCGACCTGGCCAACCTGGTCAACGAGGCCGCCCTGATGGCGGCCCGCAAGGACCGTCGCATGGTCACGCACCGCGACTTCGAGGACGCCAAGGACAAGGTCATGATGGGCGCCGAGCGCAAGTCGATGGCCATGAACGAGGAGGAGCGCCGCCTGACGGCCTATCACGAGGGTGGCCACGCCATCGTCGCCATGAACGTCAAGATGGCCGACCCGGTGCACAAGGCGACCATCGTCCCGCGCGGCCAGGCCCTGGGCATGGTGATGCAGCTGCCGGAAGGCGACCGCTATTCCATGAAGTACCAGCAGATGGTCGACCGGATCGCCATCATGGCCGGTGGCCGCGTGGCCGAGGAGATCATCTTCGGCAAGGAGAACATCACCTCCGGCGCATCGTCCGACATCCAGCAGGCGACCAAGCTGGCCAAGCGGATGGTGACCCAGTGGGGCTTCTCCGACGTGCTGGGCACGGTGGCCTATGGCGAGAACGAACAGGAAGTCTTTTTGGGTCACTCGGTCGCCCGCAGCCAGAACATCTCGGAAGAGACCGCCCGCACCATCGACGCCGAGGTCAAGCGTCTGGTCACGTCGGGCTGGGACGAGGCCCGCGAGATCCTGACCCGCAAGGCCGAGGACCTGGAAAAGCTGGCCCAGGCCCTGCTGGAGTACGAGACCCTGTCGGGCGAGGAGATCAAGGACCTGCTGGAGAAGGGCGCGGCCCCGAACCGCGACGAGAACAACTTCCCCAACGCCGGGCCCTCGGTCTCGGTGCCGGTAACGCCGGTGTCGGAAGGCGTGACGGTCGTCGCCTCGGACCAGCATCCGACGGTTCACTGA
- a CDS encoding tetratricopeptide repeat protein, translating into MKSLLTVRNVALAVVGCLLVGGAVVAQTQPLPPVQWDNRRLDTLDRNVRRLERALTQRNSQGEPVLVEPDPEVVALQGRVGVMDRRLRDLEATVQRVNGDLERMTFSQDESDRDNAALRTRLADAEGRLQALERAATEARAAQEAAEAEAAQPRSPTGDAASDLAAARVLLSADPARGRAALEAVTVNWPDTPSAREALWRVGDVIRAGGDQAGAVQQYAQALQGWPTQAWAGEVTLKLARGLEATNRDPQACAALGEYTRRYAATSTPALRQIAADTGRAANCR; encoded by the coding sequence ATGAAGAGCCTGCTTACCGTTCGAAATGTCGCCCTGGCCGTCGTCGGCTGCCTGCTGGTCGGAGGGGCCGTCGTGGCCCAGACCCAGCCCCTGCCGCCGGTGCAATGGGACAACCGCCGCCTCGATACGCTGGACCGCAACGTCCGGCGTCTGGAGCGCGCCCTGACCCAGCGGAACAGCCAGGGCGAGCCCGTGCTGGTCGAGCCGGATCCCGAGGTCGTCGCCCTGCAGGGACGGGTGGGGGTCATGGACCGGCGGCTGCGCGACCTGGAGGCCACGGTCCAGCGCGTGAACGGCGATCTGGAGCGGATGACCTTCAGCCAGGACGAGAGCGACCGCGACAACGCCGCCCTGCGGACCCGTCTGGCCGACGCCGAAGGGCGCCTCCAGGCGCTGGAGCGGGCGGCCACCGAAGCCCGCGCCGCGCAGGAAGCGGCGGAGGCGGAAGCCGCCCAGCCCCGCTCCCCGACCGGCGACGCCGCCTCCGATCTGGCGGCGGCCAGGGTGCTGCTGAGCGCCGACCCGGCACGCGGCCGCGCGGCGCTGGAGGCGGTCACGGTGAACTGGCCCGACACCCCTTCGGCGCGCGAAGCCCTGTGGCGGGTCGGCGACGTCATCCGCGCGGGCGGCGATCAGGCGGGGGCGGTGCAGCAGTATGCCCAGGCCCTGCAGGGCTGGCCGACCCAGGCCTGGGCCGGCGAGGTGACGCTGAAGCTCGCGCGCGGGCTGGAGGCGACCAACCGCGATCCGCAGGCCTGCGCGGCCCTGGGCGAATACACCCGGCGCTATGCGGCGACGTCCACGCCGGCGTTGCGCCAGATCGCGGCGGACACCGGCCGGGCGGCGAACTGCCGCTGA
- the folP gene encoding dihydropteroate synthase: MTRPRVMGILNVTPDSFSDGGRHASVEGGLAQAMKLIGDGADILDIGGESTRPGAEPVPADEEIARTLPVIEAVHARWHGPISIDTMKPEVARAAMAAGATIWNDVTALTFSPDSPAVAADLGCEVVLMHMLGEPRSMQVEPRYDDVVAEVTAYLAERARVAEAAGVSRGRITLDPGVGFGKTIEHNLALIAGLGDLVRTGYPVLMGASRKRMIRNIDPSAVEAGDRLGGSLAIALDAAARGASIVRVHDVRETVQALAMQAAIGGAAS, from the coding sequence ATGACTCGCCCCCGCGTCATGGGCATCCTCAACGTCACGCCCGACAGTTTCTCGGATGGGGGGCGGCATGCCTCCGTCGAGGGCGGGCTGGCCCAGGCGATGAAGCTGATCGGGGACGGGGCCGACATCCTGGATATCGGGGGCGAGTCGACGCGTCCGGGGGCGGAGCCGGTCCCGGCCGACGAGGAGATCGCGCGCACACTCCCGGTCATCGAGGCGGTGCACGCGCGCTGGCATGGCCCCATCAGCATCGACACGATGAAGCCCGAGGTCGCGCGCGCGGCCATGGCGGCGGGGGCCACGATCTGGAACGACGTGACGGCCCTGACCTTCTCTCCCGACAGCCCGGCGGTCGCGGCCGACCTGGGGTGCGAGGTCGTGCTGATGCACATGCTGGGCGAGCCACGATCGATGCAGGTCGAGCCGCGCTATGACGACGTCGTGGCCGAGGTGACCGCCTATCTGGCCGAACGGGCCCGGGTGGCCGAGGCGGCGGGCGTGTCGCGGGGCCGGATCACGCTGGATCCGGGGGTCGGGTTCGGCAAGACGATCGAGCACAATCTGGCGCTGATCGCCGGGCTGGGAGACCTGGTCCGGACCGGCTATCCGGTGCTGATGGGAGCCAGTCGCAAGCGGATGATCCGGAACATCGACCCGTCGGCGGTCGAGGCGGGGGACCGGCTGGGCGGTTCGCTGGCCATCGCGCTCGACGCGGCGGCACGGGGGGCCTCAATCGTCCGCGTCCACGACGTGCGCGAGACGGTCCAGGCTTTGGCCATGCAGGCGGCGATCGGGGGAGCGGCGTCGTGA
- a CDS encoding YdeI/OmpD-associated family protein, which yields MAPMVVDPGRVRAFTDAEAFHDWLGDHHATEPEVWIRVFKVASGTPSVTWKDAIPVALTWGWIDGVRKSLDDASFLQRFTPRGPKSSWSEINVTHAERLIAEGRMQPAGLKHVEAAKADGRWEKTYRVKDATVPDNLMTAIAADPAALATFQTLTSQNRFALIHRTSSLKTEAGRQKAIARFVAMLGRGETIHPQAKSE from the coding sequence ATGGCGCCGATGGTTGTCGATCCCGGCCGGGTGCGGGCCTTCACGGATGCGGAGGCCTTCCACGACTGGCTGGGCGATCACCACGCTACTGAGCCCGAGGTCTGGATCCGGGTGTTCAAGGTCGCGTCCGGCACCCCCAGCGTGACGTGGAAAGACGCAATCCCGGTCGCCCTGACGTGGGGCTGGATCGACGGGGTGCGCAAGAGCCTGGACGACGCCAGCTTCCTTCAGCGCTTCACCCCGCGCGGCCCCAAAAGCAGCTGGAGCGAGATCAATGTAACCCACGCCGAGCGCCTGATCGCCGAAGGGCGGATGCAGCCTGCAGGCCTGAAGCACGTCGAGGCGGCGAAGGCCGACGGCCGCTGGGAGAAGACCTATCGGGTGAAGGACGCCACCGTCCCCGACAATCTGATGACGGCCATCGCGGCCGATCCCGCTGCGCTTGCGACCTTCCAGACCCTGACGTCCCAGAACCGGTTCGCCCTGATCCACCGCACCAGCAGCCTCAAGACCGAGGCGGGGCGGCAGAAAGCCATCGCGCGGTTCGTCGCCATGCTGGGGCGCGGCGAGACCATCCATCCGCAGGCGAAATCCGAATGA
- the tolQ gene encoding protein TolQ produces the protein MTVAEVATDASMMNPVTLFMTADWVVKSVMVGLAVASVWSWTIIIDKAVRFTALNRQADAFEAAISSGRSLEDVAAQAGPQPTHALPRMLVVALGDWKETRQKGPMTDTQGNLLVSRIDRALDSLIAREGQRIEEGLGVLSVVATASPFIGLFGTVWGIMNAFGRIAAAGNTNLTTVAPAIAEALFATAVGLAAAIPAYIAYNKFSIDAGKFTGRLESFADDLQAAVARRLGSSTPAPVTPPPAPSGDIAYRRSV, from the coding sequence ATGACCGTTGCCGAAGTGGCCACCGACGCCTCCATGATGAACCCGGTCACCCTGTTCATGACCGCCGACTGGGTCGTGAAGAGCGTGATGGTGGGCCTGGCCGTGGCTTCGGTCTGGTCCTGGACCATCATCATCGACAAGGCGGTCCGCTTCACCGCCCTGAACCGCCAGGCCGATGCGTTCGAGGCGGCGATCTCGTCCGGCCGGTCGCTGGAAGACGTCGCGGCCCAGGCGGGGCCCCAGCCGACCCACGCCCTGCCGCGCATGCTGGTCGTCGCGCTGGGCGACTGGAAGGAGACGCGCCAGAAGGGACCGATGACCGACACCCAGGGCAACCTGCTGGTCAGCCGTATCGACCGGGCGCTGGATTCCCTGATCGCCCGCGAAGGCCAACGGATCGAGGAGGGTCTGGGGGTCCTGTCGGTCGTGGCCACCGCCTCGCCCTTCATCGGCCTGTTCGGGACCGTCTGGGGCATCATGAACGCCTTCGGGCGGATCGCGGCGGCGGGCAACACCAACCTGACCACCGTGGCCCCGGCCATCGCCGAGGCCCTGTTCGCCACGGCCGTGGGCCTGGCGGCGGCCATTCCCGCCTATATCGCCTACAACAAGTTCTCGATCGACGCGGGCAAGTTCACCGGCCGGCTGGAGAGCTTCGCCGACGATCTGCAGGCGGCCGTGGCACGGCGGCTGGGGTCCAGCACGCCCGCGCCGGTGACCCCGCCGCCGGCCCCGTCGGGTGACATCGCCTACCGCCGGAGCGTCTGA
- a CDS encoding DUF3667 domain-containing protein yields MVDIEATGGLITGGMIAGAVEKPTGHAGESHAHTCSDCGEPVTANFCANCGQPTHVHRSLLHLGEELLHGVMHFDARIWRTLPLLLLNPGKLTREWIHGKRTRYVSPLAIFLFTVFLMFFALSFGGAPVVDEEPLDVRIAAARTAVVESRQALATVEAETPADTPGREGIVAGARGAVAGAEGSLQRLEEARTAGPRADGLEPGSWQASVADAVHNGNVKIGFGDKKTKEKILHKLANPDFAVYKIQQTAYKFAFLLIPLSIPFVWLLFAWKRGFTWYDHGVFVLYSLTFISILTMMIGVLGRWDGWFTGLLGVLLFFSIPVHMFAQLKGTYGLSVFSALWRTVVLLNFCTITIGLFLTAIVLMGLTG; encoded by the coding sequence ATGGTGGATATCGAAGCGACCGGTGGTCTGATTACCGGCGGCATGATCGCGGGCGCGGTCGAAAAGCCGACGGGTCACGCCGGCGAGAGCCACGCCCACACCTGCAGCGATTGCGGCGAGCCGGTCACGGCCAACTTCTGCGCCAACTGCGGTCAGCCGACCCATGTGCACCGGTCCCTGCTGCATCTGGGCGAGGAACTGCTGCACGGCGTCATGCATTTCGACGCCCGCATCTGGCGCACCCTGCCGCTGCTGCTGCTGAACCCCGGCAAGCTGACGCGCGAATGGATCCACGGGAAACGGACGCGCTACGTCTCGCCCCTGGCCATCTTCCTGTTCACCGTCTTCCTGATGTTCTTCGCCCTGAGCTTCGGGGGCGCGCCCGTGGTCGACGAGGAACCGCTGGACGTGCGCATCGCCGCCGCGCGAACGGCCGTGGTCGAGTCCCGTCAGGCCCTGGCGACCGTCGAGGCCGAGACGCCGGCCGACACCCCCGGCCGCGAGGGTATCGTGGCCGGTGCCCGGGGCGCGGTCGCGGGCGCGGAAGGCAGCCTTCAACGGCTGGAAGAAGCCAGGACGGCCGGGCCCCGGGCGGACGGGCTGGAGCCGGGGAGCTGGCAGGCGTCGGTCGCGGACGCGGTCCACAACGGCAACGTCAAGATCGGTTTCGGCGACAAGAAGACCAAGGAGAAGATCCTGCACAAGCTCGCGAACCCCGACTTCGCGGTCTACAAGATCCAGCAGACGGCCTATAAATTCGCCTTCCTCCTGATCCCGCTGTCGATCCCGTTCGTGTGGCTGCTGTTCGCGTGGAAGCGGGGGTTCACCTGGTACGATCACGGGGTGTTCGTGCTGTATTCCCTGACCTTCATCTCGATCCTGACCATGATGATCGGTGTCCTCGGCCGGTGGGACGGATGGTTCACCGGCCTCCTGGGGGTCCTGCTGTTCTTCTCCATTCCCGTGCACATGTTCGCCCAGCTGAAGGGAACGTATGGCCTGTCGGTCTTCTCGGCCCTGTGGCGCACCGTCGTCCTGCTGAACTTCTGCACCATCACGATCGGCCTGTTCCTGACCGCGATCGTGCTGATGGGCCTGACGGGATGA